One window of Camelus dromedarius isolate mCamDro1 chromosome 18, mCamDro1.pat, whole genome shotgun sequence genomic DNA carries:
- the SEC23B gene encoding protein transport protein Sec23B isoform X1 — MATYLEFIQQNEERDGVRFSWNVWPSSRLEATRMVVPLACLLTPLKERPDLPPVQYEPVLCSRPTCKAILNPLCQVDYRARLWACNFCFQRNQFPPAYAGISEVNQPAELMPQFSTIEYVIQRGPQSPLIFLYVVDTCLEEDDLQALKESLQMSLSLLPPDSLVGLITFGRMVQVHELSCEGISKSYVFRGTKDLTAKQIQDMLGLTKPAVPVQPARPAQPHEQPFVSSRFLQPVHKIDMNLTDLLGELQRDPWPVPQGKRPLRSTGVAVSIAVGLLEGTFPNTGARIMLFMGGPPTQGPGMVVGDELKVPIRSWHDIEKDNARFMKKATKHYEMLANRAAANGHCIDIYACALDQTGLLEMKCCTNLTGGYMVMGDSFNTSLFKQTFQRIFSKDFNGHFRMAFGATLEVKTSRELKIAGAIGPCVSLNVKGPCVSENELGVGGTSQWKICGLDPTSTLGIYFEVVSQHNAPIPQGGRGAVQFVTHYQHSSTQRRIRVTTVARNWADAQSQLKHIEAAFDQEAAAVLMARLGVFRAESEEGPDVLRWLDRQLIRLCQKFGQYNKEDPTSFRLSDSFSLYPQFMFHLRRSPFLQVFNNSPDESSCYRHHFARQDLTQSLIMIQPILYSYSFHGPPEPVLLDSSSILPDRILLMDTFFQIVIYLGETIAQWQKAGYQDMPEYENFKHLLQAPLDDAQEILQARFPMPRYINTEHGGSQARFLLSKVNPSQTHNNLYAWGQETGAPILTDDVSLQVFMDHLKKLAVSSAC, encoded by the exons aTGGCAACCTATCTGGAGTTCATTCAGCAGAACGAAGAACGCGATGGCGTGCGTTTTAGTTGGAACGTGTGGCCGTCCAGCCGTCTTGAGGCCACAAGGATGGTTGTTCCCCTGGCTTGTCTCCTCACTCCTTTGAAAGAACGTCCAGACCTGCCTCCCGTGCAGTATGAACCTGTGCTCTGCAGCAGGCCAACATGCAAAGCCATTCTCAACCCACTTTG TCAGGTTGACTATCGAGCAAGACTTTGGGCCTGTAATTTCTGTTTCCAAAGAAATCAG TTCCCCCCAGCGTACGCAGGCATATCCGAGGTGAATCAGCCTGCTGAACTCATGCCGCAGTTTTCTACAATCGAATACGTGATTCAG CGGGGTCCTCAGTCCCCTCTGATCTTCCTCTACGTGGTTGACACATGCCTGGAAGAGGATGACCTTCAAGCACTCAAAGAATCCCTGCAAATGTCCCTGAGTCTCCTTCCTCCAGACTCTCTGGTGGGTCTGATCACGTTTGGGAGGATGGTGCAGGTGCACGAACTCAGCTGTGAAGGAATCTCCAAGAGCTACGTCTTCCGGGGCACCAAGGATTTAACTGCAAAGCAGAtacag GATATGCTGGGCCTGACCAAGCCCGCCGTGCCTGTGCAGCCGGCGCGACCTGCTCAGCCGCACGAGCAGCCTTTCGTCTCCAGCAG ATTTCTGCAGCCTGTGCACAAGATCGACATGAACCTCACGGATCTTCTCGGGGAGCTGCAGAGGGACCCATGGCCCGTACCTCAGGGGAAGAGGCCTCTGCGGTCCACTGGTGTGGCCGTGTCCATTGCTGTCGGCTTGCTGGAG GGCACTTTCCCAAACACGGGCGCCCGGATTATGCTGTTTATGGGGGGTCCCCCCACCCAAGGGCCTGGCATGGTGGTTGGAGATGAGTTAAAGGTCCCCATCCGTTCCTGGCATGATATTGAGAAAGATAACGCACGCTTCATGAAGAAGGCAACCAAG CACTACGAGATGCTTGCTAACCGAGCAGCTGCGAATGGTCACTGCATTGATATTTACGCCTGTGCCCTTGATCAGACTGGCCTTTTGGAGATGAAGTGTTGCACAAATCTTACTGG AGGGTACATGGTGATGGGAGATTCATTCAACACTTCTCTCTTCAAGCAGACATTCCAGAGAATTTTTAGTAAAGATTTTAATGGACATTTCCGAATGGCATTTGGTGCTACTTTGGAAGTAAAG ACCTCGCGGGAACTGAAGATCGCAGGAGCCATCGGGCCGTGTGTATCTCTGAACGTGAAAGGGCCGTGTGTGTCAGAAAAC GAGCTTGGTGTCGGTGGCACGAGTCAGTGGAAAATCTGTGGCCTGGACCCCACCTCTACACTCGGCATCTACTTTGAAGTGGTCAGTCAG CACAACGCCCCGATCCCGCAGGGAGGCCGAGGTGCAGTCCAGTTCGTCACGCACTACCAGCACTCCAGCACCCAGAGGCGCATCCGCGTCACCACCGTCGCCCGCAA TTGGGCAGATGCACAGAGTCAGCTCAAGCACATCGAGGCAGCGTTTGACCAGGAGGCCGCAGCGGTCTTGATGGCGCGGCTGGGGGTGTTCCGAGCGGAGTCGGAGGAGGGCCCGGACGTGCTCCGGTGGCTGGACCGACAGCTTATCCGACTG TGTCAGAAGTTTGGACAGTATAACAAAGAAGACCCCACTTCCTTTAGGTTATCAGATTCCTTCTCTCTTTATCCTCAG TTCATGTTCCACCTTAGAAGATCTCCGTTTCTTCAAGTGTTCAACAACAGCCCCGATGAGTCGTCGTGTTACCGCCACCACTTTGCGCGGCAGGACCTCACCCAGTCGCTCATCATGATCCAGCCCATCCTCTACTCCTACTCCTTCCATGGGCCTCCGGAG CCGGTGCTCTTGGACAGCAGCAGCATTCTGCCTGACAGAATCTTGCTGATGGATACCTTCTTCCAGATCGTCATTTATCTTGGTGAG ACCATAGCCCAGTGGCAGAAAGCTGGGTACCAGGACATGCCTGAGTACGAAAACTTCAAGCACCTTCTGCAGGCGCCACTGGATGATGCTCAAGAAATTCTGCAAGCGCGCTTCCCGATGCCACGTTACATCAACACGGAGCACGGAGGCAGTCAG gctcgaTTCCTTCTGTCCAAAGTGAACCCATCTCAGACGCACAATAACCTGTATGCTTGGGGACAG GAAACGGGAGCACCCATCCTAACTGATGACGTCAGTCTGCAGGTGTTCATGGATCATTTGAAGAAATTGGCTGTCTCTAGCGCCTGCTGA
- the SEC23B gene encoding protein transport protein Sec23B isoform X2, which produces MATYLEFIQQNEERDGVRFSWNVWPSSRLEATRMVVPLACLLTPLKERPDLPPVQYEPVLCSRPTCKAILNPLCQVDYRARLWACNFCFQRNQFPPAYAGISEVNQPAELMPQFSTIEYVIQRGPQSPLIFLYVVDTCLEEDDLQALKESLQMSLSLLPPDSLVGLITFGRMVQVHELSCEGISKSYVFRGTKDLTAKQIQDMLGLTKPAVPVQPARPAQPHEQPFVSSRFLQPVHKIDMNLTDLLGELQRDPWPVPQGKRPLRSTGVAVSIAVGLLEGTFPNTGARIMLFMGGPPTQGPGMVVGDELKVPIRSWHDIEKDNARFMKKATKHYEMLANRAAANGHCIDIYACALDQTGLLEMKCCTNLTGGYMVMGDSFNTSLFKQTFQRIFSKDFNGHFRMAFGATLEVKTSRELKIAGAIGPCVSLNVKGPCVSENELGVGGTSQWKICGLDPTSTLGIYFEVHNAPIPQGGRGAVQFVTHYQHSSTQRRIRVTTVARNWADAQSQLKHIEAAFDQEAAAVLMARLGVFRAESEEGPDVLRWLDRQLIRLCQKFGQYNKEDPTSFRLSDSFSLYPQFMFHLRRSPFLQVFNNSPDESSCYRHHFARQDLTQSLIMIQPILYSYSFHGPPEPVLLDSSSILPDRILLMDTFFQIVIYLGETIAQWQKAGYQDMPEYENFKHLLQAPLDDAQEILQARFPMPRYINTEHGGSQARFLLSKVNPSQTHNNLYAWGQETGAPILTDDVSLQVFMDHLKKLAVSSAC; this is translated from the exons aTGGCAACCTATCTGGAGTTCATTCAGCAGAACGAAGAACGCGATGGCGTGCGTTTTAGTTGGAACGTGTGGCCGTCCAGCCGTCTTGAGGCCACAAGGATGGTTGTTCCCCTGGCTTGTCTCCTCACTCCTTTGAAAGAACGTCCAGACCTGCCTCCCGTGCAGTATGAACCTGTGCTCTGCAGCAGGCCAACATGCAAAGCCATTCTCAACCCACTTTG TCAGGTTGACTATCGAGCAAGACTTTGGGCCTGTAATTTCTGTTTCCAAAGAAATCAG TTCCCCCCAGCGTACGCAGGCATATCCGAGGTGAATCAGCCTGCTGAACTCATGCCGCAGTTTTCTACAATCGAATACGTGATTCAG CGGGGTCCTCAGTCCCCTCTGATCTTCCTCTACGTGGTTGACACATGCCTGGAAGAGGATGACCTTCAAGCACTCAAAGAATCCCTGCAAATGTCCCTGAGTCTCCTTCCTCCAGACTCTCTGGTGGGTCTGATCACGTTTGGGAGGATGGTGCAGGTGCACGAACTCAGCTGTGAAGGAATCTCCAAGAGCTACGTCTTCCGGGGCACCAAGGATTTAACTGCAAAGCAGAtacag GATATGCTGGGCCTGACCAAGCCCGCCGTGCCTGTGCAGCCGGCGCGACCTGCTCAGCCGCACGAGCAGCCTTTCGTCTCCAGCAG ATTTCTGCAGCCTGTGCACAAGATCGACATGAACCTCACGGATCTTCTCGGGGAGCTGCAGAGGGACCCATGGCCCGTACCTCAGGGGAAGAGGCCTCTGCGGTCCACTGGTGTGGCCGTGTCCATTGCTGTCGGCTTGCTGGAG GGCACTTTCCCAAACACGGGCGCCCGGATTATGCTGTTTATGGGGGGTCCCCCCACCCAAGGGCCTGGCATGGTGGTTGGAGATGAGTTAAAGGTCCCCATCCGTTCCTGGCATGATATTGAGAAAGATAACGCACGCTTCATGAAGAAGGCAACCAAG CACTACGAGATGCTTGCTAACCGAGCAGCTGCGAATGGTCACTGCATTGATATTTACGCCTGTGCCCTTGATCAGACTGGCCTTTTGGAGATGAAGTGTTGCACAAATCTTACTGG AGGGTACATGGTGATGGGAGATTCATTCAACACTTCTCTCTTCAAGCAGACATTCCAGAGAATTTTTAGTAAAGATTTTAATGGACATTTCCGAATGGCATTTGGTGCTACTTTGGAAGTAAAG ACCTCGCGGGAACTGAAGATCGCAGGAGCCATCGGGCCGTGTGTATCTCTGAACGTGAAAGGGCCGTGTGTGTCAGAAAAC GAGCTTGGTGTCGGTGGCACGAGTCAGTGGAAAATCTGTGGCCTGGACCCCACCTCTACACTCGGCATCTACTTTGAAGTG CACAACGCCCCGATCCCGCAGGGAGGCCGAGGTGCAGTCCAGTTCGTCACGCACTACCAGCACTCCAGCACCCAGAGGCGCATCCGCGTCACCACCGTCGCCCGCAA TTGGGCAGATGCACAGAGTCAGCTCAAGCACATCGAGGCAGCGTTTGACCAGGAGGCCGCAGCGGTCTTGATGGCGCGGCTGGGGGTGTTCCGAGCGGAGTCGGAGGAGGGCCCGGACGTGCTCCGGTGGCTGGACCGACAGCTTATCCGACTG TGTCAGAAGTTTGGACAGTATAACAAAGAAGACCCCACTTCCTTTAGGTTATCAGATTCCTTCTCTCTTTATCCTCAG TTCATGTTCCACCTTAGAAGATCTCCGTTTCTTCAAGTGTTCAACAACAGCCCCGATGAGTCGTCGTGTTACCGCCACCACTTTGCGCGGCAGGACCTCACCCAGTCGCTCATCATGATCCAGCCCATCCTCTACTCCTACTCCTTCCATGGGCCTCCGGAG CCGGTGCTCTTGGACAGCAGCAGCATTCTGCCTGACAGAATCTTGCTGATGGATACCTTCTTCCAGATCGTCATTTATCTTGGTGAG ACCATAGCCCAGTGGCAGAAAGCTGGGTACCAGGACATGCCTGAGTACGAAAACTTCAAGCACCTTCTGCAGGCGCCACTGGATGATGCTCAAGAAATTCTGCAAGCGCGCTTCCCGATGCCACGTTACATCAACACGGAGCACGGAGGCAGTCAG gctcgaTTCCTTCTGTCCAAAGTGAACCCATCTCAGACGCACAATAACCTGTATGCTTGGGGACAG GAAACGGGAGCACCCATCCTAACTGATGACGTCAGTCTGCAGGTGTTCATGGATCATTTGAAGAAATTGGCTGTCTCTAGCGCCTGCTGA